A segment of the Mycobacterium intracellulare ATCC 13950 genome:
GTGTCCACACCGATCACCTGCCCGGCGCTGTTCACCATGGGCCCACCGGAGTCGCCCGGCCTGATCGGCGCGTCGGCCTGGATGAGGCCGCCCAGATTCTCCTGCGCGCCGGTCAGGGTGTCGGTCGCCGAGACGCTCTGGTTGAGCGCGAGGACCTTGCCCGTGACCGCGCTGGGGGTTCCGCCCTGACCGCCGGCGTTCCCCAGCGCGACGATCGGCTCGCCCACCCTGGCCTCACCACCGATCGCGGCGGTGGGAAGCCCGGCGGCACCGCGCAGCTGCAGCACCGCGATGTCTTGTGTGCGGTCGTAGCCGACCACGTCCACGGCGTAGGTCTGCCCGTTGCCGACGGCGAAGGCGCTGATGTCGGTGGCCCCCGAGATCACGTGGTTGTTGGTCAGCACGACACCGTTCGGGTCGATCACGATGCCGGTGCCGGCACCGACGGCGTTGTTGTAGCCGAACTTGGTGTCGATGTTGACCACCTGCGGCCCCACCTGACCGACCATCGCCGACGGGTCCAGCGGCAGGGCGGGCGGTGACGCGGTGGCCATTCCGAGGCCGATACCAGCGTCCAGACCGAGGCCGAGTGCGACCACGGCCACCACGCTGACCACCCTGGACCAGACCGAGCGGTGGTGCGATTTGCTCATCGGTGTCACCCTCCTGCTTCGCCGTAACCAACAAACTGTCCCGGCCTCAGGCTCTGGGCGGCACAATTCGTGTACATAACCGTAATGCAGGTAGCTGTGCACGGCATGTCCCAGGCTCGCGCCGGCCCTGCTGTCACGCACGGCGCGCCCCTAAGCTGACGCGGTGGGCGAATTCGACCCCCGGGCCCGATTCATCGAGTCGCCGGTCGCGCGGTTGGCCACCGTTACCCCGGGCGGAGCGCCGCACCTGGTGCCGGTGGTGTTCGCGGTCGCCGCCGACCCGGGCGGCCGGGACGTGGTGTACACGGCCGTCGACGCGAAACCGAAGACGACGCGGCGGCTGCGCCGGCTGGCCAACATCGAGGCCGACCCGCGGGTGAGCCTGCTGGTGGACCACTACTCCGATGACTGGGCGCGGCTGTGGTGGGTGCGGGCCGACGGTGTCGCCACCATCCACGACGACGGCCGGGCACTGGAATCGGGCCGCCGGCTGCTGCGCGCGAAATACCCTCAGTATCAATCGGTTTCGCTGGACGGTCCGGTCATCGCCGTCGCCGTGCACCGCTGGTCGAGCTGGCATCCCTGATCGGCCGGCCGTTCGATCTGGCCCGACGGTCTTGTGGTCGACGGGAGTTGGGTGAATGGTAGCTAGATAGGGGCTAGCTAGGTCAGCGACCGCGCGCCCCGGCAACCTGGAGGAAGTCATGGCAGACAGGACAACTACTTCCCAAGGCGCGGGAAACGCTCCTACCGCCAACGGTCCGGGCGAGATTCGCAACGTGGTTCTGGTGGGACCGTCCGGCGGCGGCAAGACCACGCTCGTCGAAGCGCTGTTGGTCGCCGCCGGCGTGCTGACGCGAAGCGGCTCGGTGGCGGACGGCAGCACGGTCTGCGACTACGACGAGGCCGAGATCCGTCAACAACGATCGGTGGGCCTCGCGGTGGCCTCCCTGTCGCACGACGGCGTCAAGGTCAACCTGATCGACACGCCCGGCTACGCCGACTTCGTCGGGGAGCTGCGGGCCGGGCTGCGGGCCGCCGATTGCGCGCTGTTCGTGATCGCGGCCAACGAAGGCGTCGACGAGCCCACCAAATCGCTGTGGCAGGAGTGCAACCAGGTCGGCATGCCCCGGGCCGTGGTGATCACCAAGCTCGACCACACCCGCGCGAATTATTCCGAGGCGCTGGCCGCGGCGCAGAATGCGTTCGGCGACAAGGTTTTACCGTTGTACCTGCCGACCGGGCTGCCCTCCTGCCGCGGGCTGATCGGTCTGCTGTCACAGGCGCGCTACGAGTACGCCGACGGCAAGCGCAGCGTGCAGGCGCCGGACCCGTCGGACGCCGCGCAGATCGAGGAAGCGCGCGGGGCCCTGATCGAAGGGATCATCGAGGAGTCCGAGGAC
Coding sequences within it:
- a CDS encoding S1C family serine protease; translated protein: MSKSHHRSVWSRVVSVVAVVALGLGLDAGIGLGMATASPPALPLDPSAMVGQVGPQVVNIDTKFGYNNAVGAGTGIVIDPNGVVLTNNHVISGATDISAFAVGNGQTYAVDVVGYDRTQDIAVLQLRGAAGLPTAAIGGEARVGEPIVALGNAGGQGGTPSAVTGKVLALNQSVSATDTLTGAQENLGGLIQADAPIRPGDSGGPMVNSAGQVIGVDTAATDSYKMSGGQGFAIPIGRAMGVANQIRSGAGSNTVHIGPTAFLGLGVMDNNGNGARVQRVVNGGPAGAAGIAAGDVITGVDNVAITGATSMTEVLVPHHPGDTIAVHYRSTDGGDRTANITLAEGPPA
- a CDS encoding TIGR03668 family PPOX class F420-dependent oxidoreductase is translated as MGEFDPRARFIESPVARLATVTPGGAPHLVPVVFAVAADPGGRDVVYTAVDAKPKTTRRLRRLANIEADPRVSLLVDHYSDDWARLWWVRADGVATIHDDGRALESGRRLLRAKYPQYQSVSLDGPVIAVAVHRWSSWHP